One part of the Arabidopsis thaliana chromosome 1 sequence genome encodes these proteins:
- a CDS encoding Plant invertase/pectin methylesterase inhibitor superfamily protein (Plant invertase/pectin methylesterase inhibitor superfamily protein; FUNCTIONS IN: enzyme inhibitor activity, pectinesterase inhibitor activity, pectinesterase activity; INVOLVED IN: biological_process unknown; LOCATED IN: endomembrane system; EXPRESSED IN: 16 plant structures; EXPRESSED DURING: 8 growth stages; CONTAINS InterPro DOMAIN/s: Pectinesterase inhibitor (InterPro:IPR006501); BEST Arabidopsis thaliana protein match is: pectin methylesterase inhibitor 1 (TAIR:AT4G12390.1); Has 797 Blast hits to 790 proteins in 44 species: Archae - 0; Bacteria - 0; Metazoa - 0; Fungi - 0; Plants - 797; Viruses - 0; Other Eukaryotes - 0 (source: NCBI BLink).): MELKNTIFLVILLSITILQSSSATPNRSESDQFIVSSCQTTQYPSLCVHTLSAYATKIRHNNDQDLAQTALIISLARAKSVTIFVAKLTKETPKFKRREYLAIKDCIEVLGNSVDRLAQSVKELARAGHAVASEDFMWKMSNVQTWVSAALTDETTCLDGFSERAMGGKVKRLIRYKVVHVAQVTSNALALVNQFAEKRSVKFP; encoded by the exons aTGGAGCTTAAAAATACAATCTTTCTAGTCATACTTCTATCAATAACCATTCTCCAATCTTCATCTGCAACCCCAAACCGGTCGGAATCAGACCAGTTTATTGTGTCTTCATGCCAAACCACCCAATATCCATCACTATGCGTGCACACACTCTCTGCTTACGCCACCAAGATCCGCCACAACAATGACCAAGATCTCGCCCAGACTGCTCTCATCATCAGCTTGGCTCGAGCCAAATCCGTTACTATCTTCGTCGCCAAACTAACCAAAGA GACACCAAAATTTAAACGTAGGGAATATCTAGCAATCAAAGATTGCATCGAAGTGCTAGGCAATAGCGTGGACCGGTTAGCTCAATCGGTTAAGGAACTTGCTCGAGCTGGTCATGCTGTGGCTAGTGAGGACTTCATGTGGAAAATGAGTAACGTTCAAACATGGGTCAGTGCCGCTTTGACGGACGAGACAACGTGTCTAGATGGATTCTCAGAACGAGCCATGGGAGGCAAAGTCAAAAGACTGATTCGGTATAAGGTGGTTCACGTGGCTCAAGTCACTAGCAATGCTCTTGCTTTGGTTAATCAGTTTGCAGAGAAGCGAAGTGTGAAGTTTCCTTAA
- a CDS encoding dimethylallyl, adenosine tRNA methylthiotransferase (unknown protein; FUNCTIONS IN: molecular_function unknown; INVOLVED IN: biological_process unknown; LOCATED IN: chloroplast, chloroplast stroma; EXPRESSED IN: 22 plant structures; EXPRESSED DURING: 14 growth stages; Has 94 Blast hits to 94 proteins in 35 species: Archae - 6; Bacteria - 10; Metazoa - 21; Fungi - 2; Plants - 48; Viruses - 0; Other Eukaryotes - 7 (source: NCBI BLink).) produces the protein MATLSFGIAAAATTVRTIPRFNSRRSKITCEWDPKGVLGPAQTGHIARLEFKRRLERDSEAREAFQKQLREEKERRQALRQSRVVPDTAAELIEYFLDTEAQEIEYEIARLRGRLNDEFFAQIRLEIGQIRFAVTKTADIEDRLIELETLQKALEEGIEAYDKMQNELMTATNSLTKLLTSTDIKTTLLDMVEKNQINRSLLALLDENIANAYKGNQKEAGDYMEKIRSSVLKYLTV, from the exons atggctACGCTTTCGTTTGGAATCGCCGCCGCTGCAACCACCGTCCGTACGATTCCGAGATTTAATTCACGGAGGAGCAAAATCACATGCGAATGG GATCCGAAAGGTGTGTTGGGTCCGGCTCAAACTGGTCATATAGCTCGGCTTGAGTTTAAGCGTCGGCTAGAGAGAGATTCAGAGGCAAGAGAAGCTTTTCAGAAACAACTTCGTGAAGAGAAAGAGCGTCGTCAAGCTCTTAGACAA TCTAGAGTTGTACCGGATACTGCTGCGGAGCTGATTGAGTACTTTCTTGATACTGAAGCTCAGGAGATTGAGTATGAGATCGCTAGGCTTAGAGGAAG GTTAAACGACGAATTCTTTGCGCAGATACGACTTGAAATCGGACAGATTCGATTTGCTGTTACTAAGACTGCG GATATTGAAGATAGATTGATTGAGCTTGAAACACTTCAAAAAGCTTTAGAAGAAGGAATAG AGGCTTATGACAAAATGCAAAATGAGCTTATGACGGCTACAAATAGCTTAACCAAACTCTTAACCTCAACCGATATAAAAACCACA TTGTTGGATATGGTggagaaaaaccaaatcaacagATCTTTGTTGGCACTTCTCGACGAAAACATAGCCAATGCATACAAAGGAAACCAG AAAGAAGCAGGAGATTACATGGAGAAGATACGCTCTTCAGTTCTTAAGTATTTGACAGTGTAG
- a CDS encoding Bifunctional inhibitor/lipid-transfer protein/seed storage 2S albumin superfamily protein (Bifunctional inhibitor/lipid-transfer protein/seed storage 2S albumin superfamily protein; CONTAINS InterPro DOMAIN/s: Bifunctional inhibitor/plant lipid transfer protein/seed storage (InterPro:IPR016140), Plant lipid transfer protein/seed storage/trypsin-alpha amylase inhibitor (InterPro:IPR003612); BEST Arabidopsis thaliana protein match is: receptor serine/threonine kinase, putative (TAIR:AT1G70250.1); Has 319 Blast hits to 315 proteins in 19 species: Archae - 0; Bacteria - 0; Metazoa - 0; Fungi - 0; Plants - 319; Viruses - 0; Other Eukaryotes - 0 (source: NCBI BLink).) — protein sequence MTKTMMIFAAAMTVMALLLVPTIEAQTECVSKLVPCFNDLNTTTTPVKECCDSIKEAVEKELTCLCTIYTSPGLLAQFNVTTEKALGLSRRCNVTTDLSACTAKGAPSPKASLPPPAPAGNTKKDAGAGNKLAGYGVTTVILSLISSIFF from the exons atgacgaagacgatgatgatctTTGCGGCGGCGATGACGGTGATGGCTTTGCTTTTGGTTCCGACTATTGAAGCACAAACTGAGTGCGTGAGCAAGCTAGTCCCTTGCTTCAACGACCTGAACACGACAACAACGCCGGTGAAAGAATGTTGCGACTCGATTAAAGAAGCGGTGGAGAAGGAACTTACATGTCTCTGTACAATCTACACCAGTCCAGGTTTGCTCGCTCAGTTCAACGTCACCACTGAGAAAGCTCTCGGTCTTAGCCGTCGTTGCAACGTCACCACTGATCTCTCCGCTTGTACCG ctAAAGGAGCTCCATCGCCAAAAGCTTCTTTACCTCCTCCAGCTCCAG CAGGGAATACCAAAAAAGACGCCGGAGCTGGGAACAAGCTCGCCGGTTATGGAGTCACCACCGTGATCTTGTCTTTGATCTcatccatcttcttctga
- a CDS encoding Bifunctional inhibitor/lipid-transfer protein/seed storage 2S albumin superfamily protein (Bifunctional inhibitor/lipid-transfer protein/seed storage 2S albumin superfamily protein; CONTAINS InterPro DOMAIN/s: Bifunctional inhibitor/plant lipid transfer protein/seed storage (InterPro:IPR016140), Plant lipid transfer protein/seed storage/trypsin-alpha amylase inhibitor (InterPro:IPR003612); BEST Arabidopsis thaliana protein match is: receptor serine/threonine kinase, putative (TAIR:AT1G70250.1); Has 314 Blast hits to 310 proteins in 19 species: Archae - 0; Bacteria - 0; Metazoa - 0; Fungi - 0; Plants - 314; Viruses - 0; Other Eukaryotes - 0 (source: NCBI BLink).): MTKTMMIFAAAMTVMALLLVPTIEAQTECVSKLVPCFNDLNTTTTPVKECCDSIKEAVEKELTCLCTIYTSPGLLAQFNVTTEKALGLSRRCNVTTDLSACTAKGAPSPKASLPPPAPGNTKKDAGAGNKLAGYGVTTVILSLISSIFF, from the exons atgacgaagacgatgatgatctTTGCGGCGGCGATGACGGTGATGGCTTTGCTTTTGGTTCCGACTATTGAAGCACAAACTGAGTGCGTGAGCAAGCTAGTCCCTTGCTTCAACGACCTGAACACGACAACAACGCCGGTGAAAGAATGTTGCGACTCGATTAAAGAAGCGGTGGAGAAGGAACTTACATGTCTCTGTACAATCTACACCAGTCCAGGTTTGCTCGCTCAGTTCAACGTCACCACTGAGAAAGCTCTCGGTCTTAGCCGTCGTTGCAACGTCACCACTGATCTCTCCGCTTGTACCG ctAAAGGAGCTCCATCGCCAAAAGCTTCTTTACCTCCTCCAGCTCCAG GGAATACCAAAAAAGACGCCGGAGCTGGGAACAAGCTCGCCGGTTATGGAGTCACCACCGTGATCTTGTCTTTGATCTcatccatcttcttctga
- the ASP4 gene encoding aspartate aminotransferase 4 (aspartate aminotransferase 4 (ASP4); FUNCTIONS IN: pyridoxal phosphate binding, transferase activity, transferring nitrogenous groups, transaminase activity, catalytic activity; INVOLVED IN: asparagine catabolic process, biosynthetic process, glutamate catabolic process to oxaloacetate, cellular amino acid metabolic process, aspartate transamidation; LOCATED IN: cytosol; EXPRESSED IN: 19 plant structures; EXPRESSED DURING: 10 growth stages; CONTAINS InterPro DOMAIN/s: Aminotransferase, class I/classII (InterPro:IPR004839), Pyridoxal phosphate-dependent transferase, major domain (InterPro:IPR015424), Aminotransferases, class-I, pyridoxal-phosphate-binding site (InterPro:IPR004838), Aspartate/other aminotransferase (InterPro:IPR000796), Pyridoxal phosphate-dependent transferase, major region, subdomain 1 (InterPro:IPR015421); BEST Arabidopsis thaliana protein match is: aspartate aminotransferase 2 (TAIR:AT5G19550.1); Has 5933 Blast hits to 5926 proteins in 1472 species: Archae - 1; Bacteria - 3981; Metazoa - 484; Fungi - 405; Plants - 397; Viruses - 0; Other Eukaryotes - 665 (source: NCBI BLink).), with amino-acid sequence MNSILSSVLPAPEDPVLSVIFACRDDPSPVKLNLSAGTYRTEEGKPLVLDVVRRAEQQLANDLDKEYLPLNGLPEFNKLSTKLILGDDSPALKENRVVTTQCLSGTGSLRVGAEFLATHNKESVIFVPNPTWGNHPRIFTLAGLSVQYFRYYDPKSRGLDFKGMLEDLGAAPPGAIVVLQACAHNPTGVDPTFEQWEKIRRLVRSKSLLPFFDSAYQGFASGSLDADAQAVRMFVADGGECLIAQSYAKNMGLYGERIGSLTIVCTSEDVAKKVENQVLLVVRPMYLTPPIHGASIVATILKNSDMYNDWTIELKGMADRIISMRQQLYAALEARGTPGDWSHIIKHIGMFTFTGLSEEQVRLMAKEYHIYMTYDGRISMASLSSKTVPQLADAIHAVVTRIA; translated from the exons aTGAATTCCATCTTGTCAAGCGTCCTTCCTGCTCCCGAAGATCCTGTTCTCAGT GTAATTTTTGCTTGTAGAGATGATCCTAGTCCGGTTAAGTTGAATTTGAGCGCAGGTACCTATCGAACTGAG gaAGGAAAGCctcttgttcttgatgttgTGAGAAGAGCAGAGCAACAGTTAGCCAACGACCT GGACAAGGAATATCTTCCCCTCAATGGACTTCctgaatttaataaattaagtACCAAGCTCATCTTAGGTGATGATAG TCCTGCATTGAAAGAGAATAGAGTTGTTACAACCCAATGTTTGTCTGGTACTGGTTCTTTGAGAGTTGGAGCTGAGTTTCTAGCAACACACAACAAAGAA aGTGTCATTTTCGTTCCAAACCCAACGTGGGGGAACCATCCCCGTATTTTTACTTTGGCGGGTTTGTCTGTCCAGTATTTCCGTTATTATGATCCGAAGAGCCGAGGACTCGACTTCAAAG gCATGCTCGAGGATCTTGGCGCTGCACCTCCTGGAGCTATAGTGGTACTTCAAGCTTGTGCGCATAACCCCACAGGAGTTGACCCAACATTCGAACAATGGGAAAAGATTCGACGACTAGTGAGATCGAAAAGCTTATTACCTTTCTTTGATAGTGCATATCAG GGTTTTGCTAGTGGTAGCCTTGACGCAGATGCACAAGCGGTTCGTATGTTTGTAGCCGATGGAGGTGAATGTTTGATAGCTCAAAGTTATGCCAAAAATATGGGCCTTTATGGGGAGCGTATTGGCTCTCTTACGATC GTATGCACATCAGAAGATGTCGCTAAGAAAGTTGAGAACCAAGTGCTACTTGTTGTGAGGCCTATGTATCTTACACCACCTATTCATGGTGCATCTATTGTTGCCACAATTCTAAAAAACAG TGATATGTACAATGACTGGACCATTGAGCTGAAAGGAATGGCTGACCGCATAATTAGCATGCGTCAACAGTTATATGCAGCTCTAGAAGCTAGAG GAACACCTGGTGATTGGAGTCACATTATTAAACATATTGGGATGTTTACTTTTACCGGATTGAGTGAGGAGCAAGTTCGCTTGATGGCCAAAGAATATCACATTTACATGACTTATGATGG GAGGATAAGCATGGCAAGTCTAAGTTCGAAGACAGTGCCTCAACTCGCTGATGCTATACATGCTGTTGTTACTCGCATCGCCTAA
- the ASP4 gene encoding aspartate aminotransferase 4 (aspartate aminotransferase 4 (ASP4); FUNCTIONS IN: transferase activity, transferring nitrogenous groups, pyridoxal phosphate binding, transaminase activity, catalytic activity; INVOLVED IN: biosynthetic process, cellular amino acid metabolic process; LOCATED IN: cytosol; EXPRESSED IN: 19 plant structures; EXPRESSED DURING: 10 growth stages; CONTAINS InterPro DOMAIN/s: Aminotransferase, class I/classII (InterPro:IPR004839), Pyridoxal phosphate-dependent transferase, major domain (InterPro:IPR015424), Aminotransferases, class-I, pyridoxal-phosphate-binding site (InterPro:IPR004838), Aspartate/other aminotransferase (InterPro:IPR000796), Pyridoxal phosphate-dependent transferase, major region, subdomain 1 (InterPro:IPR015421); BEST Arabidopsis thaliana protein match is: aspartate aminotransferase 2 (TAIR:AT5G19550.1); Has 5813 Blast hits to 5806 proteins in 1432 species: Archae - 0; Bacteria - 3885; Metazoa - 484; Fungi - 405; Plants - 390; Viruses - 0; Other Eukaryotes - 649 (source: NCBI BLink).), which translates to MNSILSSVLPAPEDPVLSVIFACRDDPSPVKLNLSAGTYRTEEGKPLVLDVVRRAEQQLANDLSRDKEYLPLNGLPEFNKLSTKLILGDDSPALKENRVVTTQCLSGTGSLRVGAEFLATHNKESVIFVPNPTWGNHPRIFTLAGLSVQYFRYYDPKSRGLDFKGMLEDLGAAPPGAIVVLQACAHNPTGVDPTFEQWEKIRRLVRSKSLLPFFDSAYQGFASGSLDADAQAVRMFVADGGECLIAQSYAKNMGLYGERIGSLTIVCTSEDVAKKVENQVLLVVRPMYLTPPIHGASIVATILKNSDMYNDWTIELKGMADRIISMRQQLYAALEARGTPGDWSHIIKHIGMFTFTGLSEEQVRLMAKEYHIYMTYDGRISMASLSSKTVPQLADAIHAVVTRIA; encoded by the exons aTGAATTCCATCTTGTCAAGCGTCCTTCCTGCTCCCGAAGATCCTGTTCTCAGT GTAATTTTTGCTTGTAGAGATGATCCTAGTCCGGTTAAGTTGAATTTGAGCGCAGGTACCTATCGAACTGAG gaAGGAAAGCctcttgttcttgatgttgTGAGAAGAGCAGAGCAACAGTTAGCCAACGACCT GTCTAGGGACAAGGAATATCTTCCCCTCAATGGACTTCctgaatttaataaattaagtACCAAGCTCATCTTAGGTGATGATAG TCCTGCATTGAAAGAGAATAGAGTTGTTACAACCCAATGTTTGTCTGGTACTGGTTCTTTGAGAGTTGGAGCTGAGTTTCTAGCAACACACAACAAAGAA aGTGTCATTTTCGTTCCAAACCCAACGTGGGGGAACCATCCCCGTATTTTTACTTTGGCGGGTTTGTCTGTCCAGTATTTCCGTTATTATGATCCGAAGAGCCGAGGACTCGACTTCAAAG gCATGCTCGAGGATCTTGGCGCTGCACCTCCTGGAGCTATAGTGGTACTTCAAGCTTGTGCGCATAACCCCACAGGAGTTGACCCAACATTCGAACAATGGGAAAAGATTCGACGACTAGTGAGATCGAAAAGCTTATTACCTTTCTTTGATAGTGCATATCAG GGTTTTGCTAGTGGTAGCCTTGACGCAGATGCACAAGCGGTTCGTATGTTTGTAGCCGATGGAGGTGAATGTTTGATAGCTCAAAGTTATGCCAAAAATATGGGCCTTTATGGGGAGCGTATTGGCTCTCTTACGATC GTATGCACATCAGAAGATGTCGCTAAGAAAGTTGAGAACCAAGTGCTACTTGTTGTGAGGCCTATGTATCTTACACCACCTATTCATGGTGCATCTATTGTTGCCACAATTCTAAAAAACAG TGATATGTACAATGACTGGACCATTGAGCTGAAAGGAATGGCTGACCGCATAATTAGCATGCGTCAACAGTTATATGCAGCTCTAGAAGCTAGAG GAACACCTGGTGATTGGAGTCACATTATTAAACATATTGGGATGTTTACTTTTACCGGATTGAGTGAGGAGCAAGTTCGCTTGATGGCCAAAGAATATCACATTTACATGACTTATGATGG GAGGATAAGCATGGCAAGTCTAAGTTCGAAGACAGTGCCTCAACTCGCTGATGCTATACATGCTGTTGTTACTCGCATCGCCTAA
- the ASP4 gene encoding aspartate aminotransferase 4 yields MNSILSSVLPAPEDPVLSVIFACRDDPSPVKLNLSAGTYRTEEGKPLVLDVVRRAEQQLANDLSRDKEYLPLNGLPEFNKLSTKLILGDDSPALKENRVVTTQCLSGTGSLRVGAEFLATHNKESVIFVPNPTWGNHPRIFTLAGLSVQYFRYYDPKSRGLDFKGMLEDLGAAPPGAIVVLQACAHNPTGVDPTFEQWEKIRRLVRSKSLLPFFDSAYQGFASGSLDADAQAVRMFVADGGECLIAQSYAKNMGLYGERIGSLTIVCTSEDVAKKVENQVLLVVRPMYLTPPIHGASIVATILKNSDMYNDWTIELKGMADRIISMRQQLYAALEARGSI; encoded by the exons aTGAATTCCATCTTGTCAAGCGTCCTTCCTGCTCCCGAAGATCCTGTTCTCAGT GTAATTTTTGCTTGTAGAGATGATCCTAGTCCGGTTAAGTTGAATTTGAGCGCAGGTACCTATCGAACTGAG gaAGGAAAGCctcttgttcttgatgttgTGAGAAGAGCAGAGCAACAGTTAGCCAACGACCT GTCTAGGGACAAGGAATATCTTCCCCTCAATGGACTTCctgaatttaataaattaagtACCAAGCTCATCTTAGGTGATGATAG TCCTGCATTGAAAGAGAATAGAGTTGTTACAACCCAATGTTTGTCTGGTACTGGTTCTTTGAGAGTTGGAGCTGAGTTTCTAGCAACACACAACAAAGAA aGTGTCATTTTCGTTCCAAACCCAACGTGGGGGAACCATCCCCGTATTTTTACTTTGGCGGGTTTGTCTGTCCAGTATTTCCGTTATTATGATCCGAAGAGCCGAGGACTCGACTTCAAAG gCATGCTCGAGGATCTTGGCGCTGCACCTCCTGGAGCTATAGTGGTACTTCAAGCTTGTGCGCATAACCCCACAGGAGTTGACCCAACATTCGAACAATGGGAAAAGATTCGACGACTAGTGAGATCGAAAAGCTTATTACCTTTCTTTGATAGTGCATATCAG GGTTTTGCTAGTGGTAGCCTTGACGCAGATGCACAAGCGGTTCGTATGTTTGTAGCCGATGGAGGTGAATGTTTGATAGCTCAAAGTTATGCCAAAAATATGGGCCTTTATGGGGAGCGTATTGGCTCTCTTACGATC GTATGCACATCAGAAGATGTCGCTAAGAAAGTTGAGAACCAAGTGCTACTTGTTGTGAGGCCTATGTATCTTACACCACCTATTCATGGTGCATCTATTGTTGCCACAATTCTAAAAAACAG TGATATGTACAATGACTGGACCATTGAGCTGAAAGGAATGGCTGACCGCATAATTAGCATGCGTCAACAGTTATATGCAGCTCTAGAAGCTAGAGGTTCCATTTAG